GGGTGGTTGTGGCGAATTACAGTGTTATTTTTTCTAAAACGATTGTCGGCGAGATCACCGCGGTTGAGCGTGTAGAGTTGCCAGTTGCTTTGGTCACCAGAGCAGAAGGTGATATTACTTCCAAAGTTTTTTCTTTCGCAATTGGTATTAAAGATCAGAAAACCGGAGAAATCTTCACCGCGTCTTCAGAAGATCGTCAATGGGCTGTTGCGCAGAAAGGACAGTGTGCTCAGGCAGAGTTCCTGCCTTATCCGCCTTGGCAATTCACGAAGAAAGATACTTATTTCGGCGCTCGACTGGTGAAACTCTATGAGTGTCCGAAGTAAGGTTTTGCGCCCATGTTAGAGCTTTTGCTGCTTGTCACAGCCATCGGTGCGGGATTTCTTGGGGCTTTATTAGGGCTTGGCGGCGGTCTAATTATCGTTCCGGTTTTGACTTTGGTTTATCATGTCGACATTCGTTACGCTATCGCCGCAAGTCTGATTTCGATCGTGGCGACAAGTTCAGGGGCAGCCGCCAGTTATCTGAAGGATTCTTTGACCAATCTTCGTTTGGCCGTTTTTCTAGAGATCGGAACCGTGGCCGGAGCCATTGTCGGATTTTTCATTTCGGCCTACATTCAAGCCAAGTCTTTATTTCTTCTCTTCGGTCTTTTGCTACTGTTTTCAGCTCTTATGATGTTGCGAAAAAGAGCCGAGCATTTGACGGCGGAAAATCACCCTTGGGCTGAGTCTTTGAAGTTGAATGGATCTTATCCTGAAGGGGACGGTCATTGGGTGGACTACAAAGTGCAGAATGTGCCCTGGGGACTTTTTGCGATGTTTGGTGCGGGAATTCTTTCCGCGCTTCTCGGAATTGGTAGCGGCATTTTTAAAGTTCTGGCGATGGATGGGGCGATGAAGTTGCCCATCAAAGTGTCTTCGGCGACCTCAAACTTTATGATTGGTGTGACAGCTTCTGCCAGCGCGGGGGCGTATCTTTTGCGAGGGGATGTGCATCCCGAAATCGCGGCACCAGTGGCGGTGGGGATTATTGTGGGGTCTTTTGTTGGGGCAAAAGTCATGACGAAAATGCCAGCCAAGCGCATTCGCCAAATTTTCGTGGTGGTTTTGGCCATAGTTTCTATTCAGATGATCGTGAAGGGGCTGTCATGACCGTCAAAGCTGTTGGTTCCGAAGCGGAAAAGAACTTGAATCGTCTTGAGTATCGTATCAGTCAGCTTTTGCGAAGCGGGGTGCTTTTTGCGGGGATCTTTCTTCTGGTGGGCTGGTTGTGGCTGCGTTGGAACGGGGCAAACAACTTGTCTTCTTTGACAGAATACCGGCCGACATCTTTGTGGGAAAGCTTGCAATGGGCGTTTCTGATGAAAGACCGGGGACTCCTTATTTCGTATGCGGGGCTAATTATTCTGGTTTTGCTCCCGGTGGTGCGTGTTTTTCTCACAGGAATTTTGTTTTTGAAGCAGCGAGAGAATAAGCTCGCGATCATGGCTTTCGCCGTCTTCATAGCTCTTGTCGGTAGTTTCTTCTTGGGGATTGACCTCTAAAGATTCCACGCGAGGCTGTTCTAGAATATTTTGTTCGCTAGATATAATGGCAACAAAATATACAGGGTCACATCACGAATTAAGTAGTACGCAAAAAAAACCGCGAAGAATTTCCAACCATAACGTTTAATAACGCCCTTGAGGCCTGTGTCTCGAAAAACTTGCTTGGCTTCGCGGACCACTTGCGGAGTGATGCGATCGAGCAGTTTGATTTTTTTTGAATTCGCCATATACAGAAGGCCCCTTAACTGAAGTCACCTTTCCTTTACAAGGGCTTAGTTCAAGGGGTCAAGTAAAAGGGCAGGACCGCAAAAGAGGGGCTTCGCGGGAGCCTGCTTCTGCTTTTATTTCATTCTCTATGGTGCGTTTTGTCAATACTAGTAGGTCCTCGGGCGTGGCTCTAGAATTTAAATATGAATATGAAAAATTTAAAACTGACTGCTTTCGTTAATTTGTACGGGCTTTTAAAAATTCCTTTGGTTTTATTTGTCAATCCACGTGTGGTGGAATCGACAGAGAAACGCTTTGTTTTGAAAATCCCATTGAATTATCGTACCAAAAATCATTTGAACTCTATGTATTTCGGAGCTTTGGGGATTGGTGCTGAACTTTCCATTGCTGCGGCCGCCGTTGTGGCGATTTCCGAAAGTAAGCAAAAAATTGATTTTATTTTTAAAGATTTTTCGGGTCAGTACATCAAACGCGCTGACGGAGATGTGCATTTTATTTGCGACGAAATCGAAGCTGTGCGCAGTTTGATTGAAGAGGCCAAGACCAATCCCGCGCGCCTAGAAAGAAAGATGAAGGGTTATGCGGTGGTTCCTAAAACCAACCCGACAGAACCCGTGATGACTTATGAGCTGACGTTGTCTGTGCGCAATCGATCACTCAAGTCCTAAACTGGAAAGCTGTTTCACGCTTTGATCATATTCGGTGACGAGTTTGTTATAAATCTCTTTCACCGAAAGAATATCTTCGACCAAGCCCACGGACTGACCGGCGGTCCATACCGTTTTCCAAGTGGGTTTGCTGGCTGCTTCTTCCAGGGATTTCATTCCCATGAGATGAATCAAGGGCACCATGTATTTTTTGGTCAATTTGTGGTCTTTGAGAACTTTCATTGCCCAGGGAAGATCTGTTCCGATTTTTTGCACATAGGGAGTATTAATCACAGCGGCCGGCGTGCCAGAGACTCGCGTGGTCATCACGATATCCTCGGGTGTGGATTTGATAATGGCTTCCTTGTAAGCGGGGTCTACCTGGGCTTCCTGGCTTGCGATGAAACGAGTGCCGACGCTGACGCCAGATGCTCCCAATGCCAAGCAGGCCGAGATCATCGAACCATGAGAAATTCCTCCGGCTGCAA
The Bdellovibrio sp. ArHS genome window above contains:
- a CDS encoding sulfite exporter TauE/SafE family protein; its protein translation is MLELLLLVTAIGAGFLGALLGLGGGLIIVPVLTLVYHVDIRYAIAASLISIVATSSGAAASYLKDSLTNLRLAVFLEIGTVAGAIVGFFISAYIQAKSLFLLFGLLLLFSALMMLRKRAEHLTAENHPWAESLKLNGSYPEGDGHWVDYKVQNVPWGLFAMFGAGILSALLGIGSGIFKVLAMDGAMKLPIKVSSATSNFMIGVTASASAGAYLLRGDVHPEIAAPVAVGIIVGSFVGAKVMTKMPAKRIRQIFVVVLAIVSIQMIVKGLS
- a CDS encoding DUF1634 domain-containing protein; this translates as MTVKAVGSEAEKNLNRLEYRISQLLRSGVLFAGIFLLVGWLWLRWNGANNLSSLTEYRPTSLWESLQWAFLMKDRGLLISYAGLIILVLLPVVRVFLTGILFLKQRENKLAIMAFAVFIALVGSFFLGIDL
- a CDS encoding DUF4442 domain-containing protein → MNMKNLKLTAFVNLYGLLKIPLVLFVNPRVVESTEKRFVLKIPLNYRTKNHLNSMYFGALGIGAELSIAAAAVVAISESKQKIDFIFKDFSGQYIKRADGDVHFICDEIEAVRSLIEEAKTNPARLERKMKGYAVVPKTNPTEPVMTYELTLSVRNRSLKS